The Oscillatoria sp. FACHB-1407 DNA segment CTCAAATTAGAGACGTTTCAGTTAACAGGCTCTTTTAAGGAACGGGGGGCACTGGTCAAACTCAAGCAACTGACCCCCAAAGAAGCTGCTGCCGGGGTGATTGCCATGTCCGCAGGTAACCACGCGCAGGGGGTGGCGTATCACGCTCAACGGTTGGGGATTCCGGCAACAATCGTGATGCCCAAAGGAACGCCCTACATCAAAGTGCAACGGACAGCGAGTTTTGGTGCCAGGGTGGTGCTGGAGGGAGATGGCCTGGAGGCAGCTTCTGCCTTTGCCCATGAGATGGCAATCCAGGAGGGGTTAACCTTTGTCCATCCTTTTGACGATTACGATGTGATTCGAGGGCAGGGTACGATCGCCCTGGAGATGCTGGCTGACTGCCCTGATTTGGATGTGCTGATTATCCCCATTGGGGGTGGTGGCTTGATTTCAGGGATGGCGATCGCCGCTAAATCCCTCAAGCCCACCATTAAAATCATCGGTGTGCAAACGGAGATGTGCCCGTCTATGTATCAACTGCGCTACGGGCAGGCTCCTACTCTCACTGGGCAGACCATTGCCGAGGGCATTGCGGTCAAACATCCCGGCAAGCTGACCCGCAAGCTGATCGACCAATACGTTGATGATATTGTTCTGGTCAGTGAGGCGAGCCTGGAAACCGCTGTACAACTGATTGCAGCTGAGGGACATATCGTTGCTGAAGGAGCCGGAGCCGCACCCCTGGCAGCCGTGTTGTCCTATCCGGAGCGGTTCACCAATCAACAGGCAGGCTTGGTCATCTGTGGCGGCAATATCGATGCTCGAATTCTGTCGTCGATCTTGATGCGGGGGCTGATGCGATCGCAACGAATTGTCTACTTGCGGGTTCAGATGCCTGACATTCCAGGCATGCTGGCGACTGTTGCGAGCATTGTCGGCGCGGCTGGAGCGAATATCATTGAGGTGCAGCATCAACGGCTGTTTACCGACATCTCTATTAAACAAACTCACCTTGATCTGGTGATAGAGGTGCGTGATCCGGAACAGGTGCATCAGATTGTGAACCAGATTCAGGCACACGGTTTTCCGGCGCGTCTGTTAGATGCAATCGGCAGTAAATAATTCATGATGGCTGATCTTCCCCATTCCGCTCGTCCTGACCCTGCGCCTCACCCGTGGCGATCGCTCTGGACGCTAAATCCTGAAGTCATTTATCTCAACCATGGCTCGTTTGGAGCGTGCCCGATCGAGGTACTCGATAAGCAAAGCTGGTTGCGATCGCGTTTGGAGGCAGAACCCGTTCGCTTTGTCGAAGATGTGTATGAATCGTTGCTGGATGCTTCCCGACAGGCGTTAGCAGATTTTGTCGGGACACAGCCCGATCACCTGGTGTT contains these protein-coding regions:
- a CDS encoding threonine ammonia-lyase translates to MTVTLEDIQSAADLIRHAVVRTPTCLSRSLSAIAHTNLFLKLETFQLTGSFKERGALVKLKQLTPKEAAAGVIAMSAGNHAQGVAYHAQRLGIPATIVMPKGTPYIKVQRTASFGARVVLEGDGLEAASAFAHEMAIQEGLTFVHPFDDYDVIRGQGTIALEMLADCPDLDVLIIPIGGGGLISGMAIAAKSLKPTIKIIGVQTEMCPSMYQLRYGQAPTLTGQTIAEGIAVKHPGKLTRKLIDQYVDDIVLVSEASLETAVQLIAAEGHIVAEGAGAAPLAAVLSYPERFTNQQAGLVICGGNIDARILSSILMRGLMRSQRIVYLRVQMPDIPGMLATVASIVGAAGANIIEVQHQRLFTDISIKQTHLDLVIEVRDPEQVHQIVNQIQAHGFPARLLDAIGSK